A region from the Clostridium beijerinckii genome encodes:
- a CDS encoding translation initiation factor IF-1, translating to MSKDDVIEMEGRVLESLPNAMFQVELESGHKILAHISGKLRMNFIRILPGDKVTVELSPYDLTRGRITWRAK from the coding sequence ATGTCAAAAGATGACGTTATAGAAATGGAAGGTAGAGTACTAGAATCTTTACCAAATGCCATGTTTCAAGTTGAACTTGAAAGTGGGCATAAGATTCTTGCACATATATCAGGTAAATTAAGAATGAACTTTATAAGAATTTTACCAGGAGATAAAGTTACAGTAGAGCTTTCTCCTTATGATTTAACAAGAGGTAGAATTACATGGAGAGCTAAATAA
- a CDS encoding 50S ribosomal protein L36, with the protein MKVRPSVKPICEKCKVIRRKGKVMVICENPKHKQKQG; encoded by the coding sequence ATGAAAGTAAGACCATCAGTTAAGCCTATTTGTGAAAAGTGCAAAGTAATAAGAAGAAAAGGGAAAGTCATGGTAATCTGTGAAAACCCTAAGCACAAGCAAAAACAAGGCTAA
- a CDS encoding 30S ribosomal protein S13, giving the protein MARISGIDLPREKRVEIGLTYIYGIGLTTSQKILTVTGINADTRVKDLSEEEVNEIRTYINKNLMVEGDLRRDIAMNIKRLVDIGTYRGIRHRKGLPVRGQKTKTNARTRKGPKKTMANKKK; this is encoded by the coding sequence ATGGCAAGAATATCAGGTATTGACCTACCAAGAGAAAAAAGAGTTGAAATAGGTTTAACTTATATATATGGAATAGGGTTAACAACTTCACAAAAAATCTTAACTGTAACTGGAATTAATGCAGATACAAGAGTTAAAGATTTATCAGAAGAAGAAGTTAATGAAATCAGAACTTATATCAACAAGAATTTAATGGTTGAAGGTGACTTAAGAAGAGACATCGCTATGAATATCAAGAGATTAGTAGACATAGGAACATACAGAGGAATTAGACATAGAAAAGGCCTTCCAGTAAGAGGACAAAAAACTAAGACTAATGCAAGAACAAGAAAAGGTCCTAAGAAAACAATGGCAAATAAGAAGAAATAG
- a CDS encoding 30S ribosomal protein S11, with protein sequence MAAQKKVKKTRRRKERKNVEHGAAHIKSTFNNSIVTLTDAVGNALSWSSAGALGFRGSRKSTPFAAQMAAETAAKVAMEHGLKSIEVYVKGPGSGREAAIRSLQAAGLEVTLIKDVTPIPHNGCRPPKRRRV encoded by the coding sequence ATGGCAGCTCAAAAAAAAGTTAAGAAAACTAGAAGAAGAAAAGAAAGAAAGAATGTTGAGCATGGTGCTGCACACATTAAGTCAACTTTTAATAATTCAATAGTTACTTTAACAGACGCAGTAGGAAATGCTTTATCATGGTCAAGTGCAGGCGCATTAGGCTTTAGAGGATCAAGAAAGAGCACTCCATTTGCAGCTCAAATGGCAGCAGAAACTGCAGCTAAAGTAGCAATGGAACATGGCTTAAAAAGTATAGAGGTTTATGTTAAAGGACCTGGTTCAGGAAGAGAAGCAGCTATAAGATCCTTACAAGCAGCAGGACTAGAGGTAACTTTAATTAAAGATGTTACTCCAATACCACATAATGGTTGTAGACCACCAAAGAGAAGAAGAGTCTAA
- a CDS encoding 30S ribosomal protein S4 yields MARYTGATCRLCRREGMKLFLKGDRCFTDKCAFVRRSYAPGQHGASKKKISNYGIQLREKQKAKRIYGILESQFSAYYEKADHIQGITGENLLRLLEMRLDNVVYRLGYGASRNEARQLVTHGHFLVNGRKVDICSYKVSINDVITVCEKSKSSEKFKTFMENPKTLPKWLEANVDNYEGKVVAEPSREDIDVPVNETLIVELYSK; encoded by the coding sequence ATGGCTAGATATACTGGCGCTACATGTAGATTATGTAGAAGAGAAGGTATGAAACTTTTCCTTAAGGGCGATAGATGTTTTACAGATAAATGTGCTTTTGTTAGAAGAAGCTATGCACCAGGACAACATGGAGCAAGTAAAAAGAAAATATCAAACTATGGAATTCAATTAAGAGAAAAGCAAAAAGCAAAAAGAATTTATGGAATATTAGAAAGCCAATTCAGTGCATATTATGAAAAAGCTGACCATATTCAAGGTATAACAGGTGAAAACTTACTTAGACTATTAGAAATGAGACTTGATAACGTAGTTTATAGATTAGGTTACGGTGCATCAAGAAATGAAGCTAGACAATTAGTAACTCATGGACATTTCTTAGTAAATGGCAGAAAAGTTGACATTTGTTCATACAAGGTTTCAATTAATGATGTTATTACTGTATGTGAAAAGAGCAAATCAAGTGAAAAGTTTAAAACTTTTATGGAAAATCCAAAAACTTTACCAAAATGGTTAGAAGCTAATGTTGATAATTATGAAGGAAAAGTAGTTGCAGAGCCATCAAGAGAAGATATAGATGTGCCTGTTAACGAAACACTTATTGTTGAGTTATACAGTAAATAA
- a CDS encoding DNA-directed RNA polymerase subunit alpha has protein sequence MLEIEKPIIECIEANEDGTYGKYVVEPLERGYGITLGNALRRILLSSLPGTATTSVKIDGVLHEFSTVQGVKEDVTELILNVKSLALKMNGEGPKVIYIDAKGPGEITGADIKTDGDVEVVNKDLHIATLDNDGRLYMELTVNKGRGYVTQNKNKSDELPISAIAVDSIYTPVKRVNFTVDNTRVGQITDYDKLTLEIWTNGTVKIDEAISLSAKILIEHFKLFMSLTDNTNDVEIMIEKEDDKKEKVLEMTVEELDLSVRSYNCLKRAGINTVQELATKSMDDMMKVRNLGKKSLEEVERKLKELGLCLTLYEE, from the coding sequence ATGTTAGAAATCGAAAAGCCGATAATAGAATGCATAGAAGCTAATGAAGATGGTACGTATGGTAAATATGTTGTTGAACCACTTGAAAGAGGATATGGTATTACATTAGGGAATGCTTTAAGAAGAATATTATTATCATCTCTTCCAGGAACTGCAACAACTTCTGTCAAAATCGATGGAGTACTTCATGAGTTTTCTACTGTTCAAGGAGTTAAAGAAGATGTTACTGAATTAATTCTTAACGTGAAATCATTAGCTCTAAAAATGAATGGTGAAGGTCCAAAAGTTATTTATATTGATGCTAAAGGACCAGGTGAAATTACTGGAGCTGATATAAAGACTGATGGAGATGTTGAAGTTGTTAATAAGGATTTACATATTGCAACTTTAGACAACGATGGAAGACTTTATATGGAATTAACAGTTAACAAGGGAAGAGGATATGTTACTCAAAATAAAAATAAGAGTGATGAGTTACCAATTTCAGCAATAGCAGTTGATTCTATTTATACACCAGTAAAAAGAGTTAATTTTACTGTTGACAACACAAGAGTTGGTCAAATTACTGATTATGATAAATTAACTTTAGAAATTTGGACTAATGGTACTGTGAAAATAGATGAAGCTATTAGTTTGTCAGCAAAAATACTTATTGAACATTTTAAGTTATTTATGTCATTGACAGATAACACCAATGATGTTGAAATAATGATAGAAAAAGAAGATGATAAGAAAGAAAAAGTCCTAGAGATGACTGTAGAAGAACTTGATTTATCAGTTAGATCATATAACTGTTTAAAAAGAGCGGGAATTAATACAGTTCAAGAACTTGCCACAAAATCTATGGATGATATGATGAAGGTAAGGAATCTAGGAAAGAAATCTTTAGAAGAAGTTGAAAGAAAGCTTAAAGAGTTAGGCTTATGTCTAACTCTATACGAGGAGTAA
- a CDS encoding 50S ribosomal protein L17 codes for MAGYRKLGLPTDQRKAMLRNLVTSLLKHGKIETTDTRAKETRSIAEKMITLGKRGDLHARRQVLSFVQEELVVKNLFDNVAPKYADRNGGYTRIIKKGPRRGDGAEIVILELV; via the coding sequence ATGGCAGGTTATCGTAAACTAGGTCTTCCAACAGACCAAAGAAAAGCTATGCTAAGAAATCTTGTTACTAGTCTTTTAAAACATGGTAAAATAGAAACAACTGATACAAGAGCTAAAGAAACTAGATCAATAGCAGAAAAAATGATTACTCTTGGAAAAAGAGGAGATCTTCATGCTAGAAGACAAGTTCTATCTTTTGTTCAAGAAGAATTAGTTGTTAAGAATTTATTTGATAATGTAGCTCCAAAGTACGCTGATAGAAATGGCGGATACACAAGAATAATTAAAAAAGGTCCTCGAAGAGGGGACGGAGCAGAGATAGTAATACTTGAATTAGTATAA
- a CDS encoding energy-coupling factor transporter ATPase has product MNDAMIKCTDVYFKYIRNSEGVSEEKYAVKDVNLEVKKGEFLVILGHNGSGKSTIAKHMNALVLPTAGTVVVDGLNTSDPENVWNIRSKAGMVFQNPDNQLVATIVEEDVAFGPENLGVEPSEIRRRVDESLEKVGMSKYKRHAPHLLSGGQKQRIAIAGMLAIQPQCIIFDEPTAMLDPSGRRDVLKTIKDLNENFGMTIVLITHYMDEAAQADRIIVMDEGSIKMEGTPREIFPQVERMKKIGLDVPQVTELAYELKRAGLDINEKILNVDEMVNELCQLR; this is encoded by the coding sequence ATGAATGATGCAATGATAAAGTGCACGGATGTATATTTTAAATATATAAGAAACTCAGAAGGAGTTAGTGAAGAAAAATATGCAGTGAAAGATGTTAATCTAGAAGTGAAAAAGGGAGAGTTTTTAGTTATATTAGGTCATAATGGTTCAGGTAAATCAACAATAGCTAAACATATGAATGCATTAGTATTACCAACGGCAGGTACAGTAGTAGTAGATGGACTTAATACTAGTGATCCAGAGAATGTATGGAATATTAGATCTAAAGCAGGAATGGTATTTCAAAACCCAGATAATCAACTAGTTGCTACTATAGTTGAAGAAGATGTAGCTTTTGGACCTGAAAATTTGGGTGTTGAACCATCAGAAATTCGTAGAAGAGTTGATGAAAGCTTAGAAAAAGTAGGAATGAGTAAGTATAAGAGACATGCACCTCATCTTTTATCAGGTGGACAAAAACAGAGAATTGCTATAGCAGGAATGCTTGCAATTCAACCACAATGTATAATTTTTGATGAACCAACAGCAATGCTAGATCCATCTGGAAGAAGAGATGTTTTAAAAACTATAAAAGACCTTAATGAAAATTTTGGAATGACTATTGTATTAATAACACATTATATGGACGAAGCAGCTCAAGCTGATAGAATTATAGTAATGGATGAAGGAAGCATTAAAATGGAAGGTACACCTAGGGAAATATTTCCGCAAGTGGAGCGTATGAAAAAGATAGGACTAGATGTTCCGCAAGTTACTGAATTAGCTTATGAATTAAAAAGGGCAGGATTGGATATAAATGAAAAAATATTAAATGTAGATGAGATGGTGAATGAGTTATGTCAATTAAGATAG
- a CDS encoding energy-coupling factor transporter ATPase encodes MSIKIENLTHIYMPKSPFEKIALDNVSLDIKDGEFIALIGHTGSGKSTLIQHFNGLLEATSGKIIVDGVDITDKKAKLTNIRKKVGLVFQYPEYQIFEETIAKDIEFGPRNLGLSDKEIHNRVIKSMEMVGLDYETYKDKSPFDLSGGQKRRVAIAGVVAMQPTTLILDEPTAGLDPKGRDDILDQISKLHKDYNMTIVIVSHSMEDVAKIAERIIVMNDGKVALQGTPSEVFKEVDMLEKIGLGVPQVTYLLRELRKKGFDLSDNIFTIEEAKKEILSILKINKEKGE; translated from the coding sequence ATGTCAATTAAGATAGAAAATTTAACACATATATATATGCCCAAAAGCCCATTTGAAAAAATTGCATTAGATAATGTGTCTTTAGATATAAAAGATGGAGAATTTATTGCTTTAATTGGGCACACTGGTTCAGGCAAATCAACTTTAATTCAACATTTTAATGGATTATTAGAAGCTACTAGTGGGAAAATAATTGTTGATGGAGTAGATATTACTGATAAAAAGGCTAAATTAACTAACATACGTAAGAAGGTTGGTTTGGTATTTCAGTATCCGGAATATCAAATTTTTGAAGAGACTATAGCTAAGGACATCGAGTTTGGGCCTAGAAATTTAGGTCTTTCTGATAAGGAAATTCATAATAGAGTTATTAAATCTATGGAAATGGTTGGATTAGATTATGAAACTTATAAGGACAAATCACCATTTGACTTAAGTGGTGGACAAAAGAGAAGAGTTGCGATTGCAGGTGTTGTAGCAATGCAACCTACAACATTAATACTGGATGAGCCCACAGCAGGGCTAGATCCTAAAGGTAGGGATGACATATTAGATCAAATAAGTAAGCTACATAAAGACTATAATATGACTATAGTTATAGTTAGTCATAGCATGGAGGATGTTGCAAAGATTGCAGAAAGGATTATCGTAATGAATGATGGAAAAGTTGCATTGCAGGGAACTCCATCAGAAGTTTTTAAAGAAGTAGACATGTTAGAGAAAATAGGATTGGGTGTACCACAAGTAACATATTTACTTCGAGAGTTAAGAAAAAAAGGTTTTGATCTTTCAGACAATATATTTACAATAGAAGAGGCGAAGAAAGAAATTTTGTCTATTCTAAAGATAAATAAGGAAAAGGGGGAATAG
- a CDS encoding transporter, with translation MLKNITIGQYLPGDSFIHKLDPRTKILISILFIACLFIINKFVGYTIIIAFLLVVIFIAKIPLRFIFNGLKPVFLLVVLTAALNIFMITGAEGTEVLRIGFLKVYPEGLSIAAFMAIRLILLIIGTSLLTLTTSPIELTDGIERLLKPIGREIAHELAMMMTIALRFIPTLIDETDKIMKAQKARGADFESGGVIKKAKSLVPILVPLFISSFRRADELAMAMEARGYRGGSGRTRMKVLMFSSKDVIAFVVFGVLVVWCLVVRFVLS, from the coding sequence ATGTTGAAGAATATTACAATAGGACAGTATTTACCAGGAGATTCCTTTATTCATAAGTTAGATCCTAGAACGAAAATTCTAATATCAATACTCTTTATTGCATGTCTATTTATTATAAATAAATTTGTTGGATACACAATTATTATTGCATTTTTGCTTGTAGTAATATTTATAGCCAAAATTCCACTTAGATTTATTTTTAATGGATTAAAGCCAGTTTTTTTATTGGTAGTGTTAACAGCGGCTTTGAATATATTTATGATTACTGGTGCAGAGGGCACAGAAGTTTTGAGGATAGGATTTCTAAAAGTGTATCCAGAAGGGTTAAGTATTGCAGCTTTTATGGCTATTAGGTTAATTTTGTTGATAATAGGAACATCATTGTTAACATTAACTACGTCTCCTATTGAATTGACAGATGGAATTGAAAGATTACTTAAGCCAATTGGAAGGGAAATAGCTCATGAGTTAGCTATGATGATGACAATAGCACTAAGATTTATTCCTACATTAATAGATGAAACCGATAAGATAATGAAAGCTCAAAAGGCTAGGGGCGCTGATTTTGAATCAGGTGGAGTTATAAAGAAAGCTAAAAGTTTAGTACCAATATTAGTGCCTTTATTTATAAGTTCATTTAGAAGAGCTGATGAACTTGCTATGGCAATGGAAGCAAGGGGTTATAGAGGTGGCTCTGGAAGAACTAGAATGAAAGTATTAATGTTTTCATCTAAGGATGTAATTGCTTTTGTTGTATTTGGTGTATTAGTTGTATGGTGTTTAGTCGTTAGATTTGTATTAAGTTAA
- a CDS encoding tRNA pseudouridine(38-40) synthase TruA — MRNIKLIIEFDGSNFSGWQRQPIGRTVQSVIEIAIFKATGENIIINGSSRTDAGVHARGLVASFFTNSTIPGDKFREAINTRLPEDVSIIKSEEVDKNFHARYSSKGKTYSYTIVNRYERLSLGHQYLYHCRYKLDVDEMRKACKYFIGKHDFKAFMSPGSSIKTTTRNIEELYIEQKRDRIKIFITADGFLYNMVRIIVGTLIKVGNGKLKAEEIESIIIEGNRKRAGMCISPNGLILEKVFY; from the coding sequence ATGAGAAATATAAAATTAATAATTGAATTTGATGGAAGTAATTTTTCTGGATGGCAAAGGCAACCTATAGGAAGAACTGTTCAAAGCGTAATAGAAATAGCAATATTTAAGGCTACAGGAGAAAATATTATAATTAATGGAAGTTCTAGGACTGATGCGGGGGTACATGCAAGAGGACTGGTTGCAAGCTTTTTTACTAATAGTACTATACCAGGAGATAAATTTAGAGAGGCTATAAATACAAGATTACCTGAGGATGTATCTATTATTAAATCCGAAGAGGTTGATAAAAATTTTCATGCCAGGTATTCTTCAAAGGGAAAAACATATTCTTATACTATTGTTAATAGATATGAAAGATTGTCTTTAGGTCATCAATATTTATATCATTGTAGATATAAATTAGATGTTGATGAAATGAGAAAAGCTTGCAAGTATTTTATAGGTAAGCATGATTTTAAAGCATTTATGTCTCCGGGAAGCTCTATAAAAACAACTACACGAAATATTGAAGAATTGTATATAGAACAAAAGAGGGATAGAATAAAAATATTTATAACAGCTGATGGCTTTTTATACAATATGGTCAGAATAATAGTGGGAACTTTAATTAAAGTTGGAAATGGAAAATTGAAAGCTGAAGAGATAGAAAGCATAATAATAGAAGGCAATAGAAAAAGAGCAGGTATGTGTATATCACCAAATGGTTTAATATTAGAAAAAGTTTTTTATTAA